In Salinigranum marinum, one DNA window encodes the following:
- a CDS encoding ester cyclase → MVDPYGHIISLGDYLLAVTESELAMGGEATDTERVVHDAFDWLNGDSSKIEAIAESVDVYGPALPDGEVHSRDEWASFIRANREGFPDIEFSMQELVAGDTIAMAELMLSGTHQGEFLGVPPTGREIEIGAIDKFVVEGGQVVEWRPYFDSRQIPEQLGLSFPTVLLQLPKLVWRKVRTGFFVGY, encoded by the coding sequence GTGGTAGATCCGTACGGTCATATAATATCACTGGGTGATTACTTGTTGGCCGTTACCGAATCTGAGCTGGCTATGGGGGGCGAAGCTACCGATACCGAACGAGTGGTTCACGACGCGTTCGATTGGCTCAACGGCGACTCGTCGAAGATCGAAGCGATAGCGGAGTCGGTCGACGTCTACGGGCCCGCGTTGCCGGATGGCGAGGTTCACAGCCGTGACGAGTGGGCGTCGTTCATCAGAGCGAACCGTGAAGGGTTCCCCGATATCGAGTTCTCGATGCAGGAGCTGGTTGCCGGCGACACCATCGCCATGGCGGAGCTAATGTTGTCCGGCACTCATCAAGGGGAGTTTCTGGGCGTTCCGCCGACGGGGCGGGAGATCGAGATCGGGGCGATCGACAAGTTCGTCGTGGAAGGCGGACAGGTGGTCGAGTGGCGACCGTACTTCGATTCACGACAGATCCCCGAACAGCTCGGGCTGAGCTTTCCGACGGTGTTGTTGCAGCTCCCGAAACTCGTGTGGCGGAAAGTCCGTACGGGTTTCTTCGTCGGCTACTGA
- a CDS encoding DUF5518 domain-containing protein has translation MTRWHAVVTGLLVALTMEVVIWLVSGRFSLIGGLVGSGVAGYVAGTEPTDGAWHGLLTALAWGIVLIPLGVLVTLTRGAGVPFPLEFVLSVLRTPGDVTTAILLLVTLPNVFTGTAGSLVRWGTGPPAWIPEDWA, from the coding sequence ATGACGCGTTGGCACGCGGTCGTCACCGGGCTCCTCGTCGCGCTCACGATGGAGGTCGTGATCTGGCTCGTCTCCGGGCGGTTCTCGCTCATCGGCGGCCTCGTCGGGAGCGGCGTCGCCGGCTACGTCGCCGGCACCGAACCGACCGACGGCGCGTGGCACGGTCTCCTCACGGCGCTGGCGTGGGGGATCGTCCTGATCCCGCTCGGCGTGCTCGTCACGCTCACCCGGGGAGCGGGCGTTCCGTTCCCGCTGGAGTTCGTCCTGTCGGTGCTCCGGACGCCCGGCGACGTGACGACCGCGATCCTGTTGCTCGTGACGCTCCCGAACGTGTTCACGGGAACCGCCGGGAGCCTCGTCCGCTGGGGGACCGGCCCGCCGGCGTGGATTCCCGAGGACTGGGCGTAG
- a CDS encoding ferredoxin has product MSDAPPKPSDIGDEANAPPVEEKPYKIIFEANKCFGAGRCAEVADNWTMSIDTGLAQPRSYYIAEDELAENVEAAEVCPAKKGSGVIHVIDRRTDEEIAPDPHGDGTLSVDW; this is encoded by the coding sequence ATGAGCGACGCTCCCCCGAAACCGAGCGATATCGGCGACGAGGCGAACGCCCCGCCCGTCGAGGAGAAGCCGTACAAGATCATCTTCGAGGCCAACAAGTGCTTCGGCGCGGGGCGGTGTGCCGAGGTGGCGGACAACTGGACGATGAGCATCGACACGGGGCTGGCACAGCCGCGGTCGTACTACATCGCCGAGGACGAACTGGCGGAGAACGTCGAGGCCGCGGAGGTGTGCCCGGCGAAGAAAGGGAGCGGCGTCATCCACGTCATCGACCGCCGGACCGACGAGGAGATCGCGCCGGACCCCCACGGCGACGGCACCCTGTCGGTTGACTGGTAG
- a CDS encoding methylated-DNA--[protein]-cysteine S-methyltransferase: MRLDLFGYAFDLDEAFVDASIAEIRTQVRAYEDGDRRAFSLSVAFPDSFTGRVMAAMATIPYGETRSYGDLARVLETSPVAVGGACGRNPLPIVVPCHRVVGADSVGGFSAAGGVAAKEALLAHERGAPVQRTLG, from the coding sequence GTGCGACTCGATCTCTTCGGCTACGCGTTCGACCTCGACGAGGCGTTCGTCGACGCCTCCATCGCGGAGATCCGCACGCAGGTCCGCGCGTACGAGGACGGCGACCGCCGCGCCTTCTCCCTGTCGGTCGCGTTTCCCGACTCGTTCACCGGGCGCGTGATGGCCGCGATGGCCACGATCCCCTACGGCGAGACGCGGAGCTACGGCGACCTCGCTCGCGTGTTGGAGACGAGCCCCGTCGCCGTCGGCGGTGCCTGCGGGCGCAACCCGCTCCCGATCGTCGTTCCCTGCCACCGGGTAGTCGGCGCGGACTCGGTGGGCGGCTTCTCGGCGGCCGGCGGCGTCGCGGCCAAGGAGGCACTCTTGGCGCACGAGCGGGGCGCTCCCGTCCAGCGAACGCTCGGCTGA
- a CDS encoding DUF5518 domain-containing protein, protein MPNEVPGVVTETWTYALVGGFVSMPLTLGRYWLSGMGNSFSLNMVFVGGLLAGYLAKRDSIDAEPVGLRAGVIGALPGLVWIFSPSLVTARSIAEAWSFAPAAAVLVVLFSLMALGIGAAGFFGGAVGGWLFEKIGDRTPEPGT, encoded by the coding sequence ATGCCGAACGAGGTCCCCGGGGTCGTAACCGAAACTTGGACGTACGCCCTCGTCGGCGGATTCGTCTCCATGCCGCTCACGCTCGGCCGCTACTGGCTCTCCGGCATGGGAAACAGCTTCTCGCTCAACATGGTGTTCGTTGGCGGACTCCTCGCCGGCTATCTCGCCAAGCGGGACTCGATCGACGCCGAACCCGTCGGACTCCGCGCCGGGGTTATCGGTGCCCTGCCGGGACTGGTGTGGATCTTCTCGCCGAGCCTCGTCACTGCACGGAGCATCGCCGAGGCGTGGTCCTTCGCTCCAGCGGCAGCCGTGTTGGTGGTCTTGTTCAGTCTGATGGCGCTTGGAATCGGCGCGGCCGGATTTTTCGGCGGCGCGGTCGGTGGCTGGCTGTTCGAGAAGATCGGAGACCGAACACCCGAACCCGGGACGTAG